The Dendropsophus ebraccatus isolate aDenEbr1 chromosome 3, aDenEbr1.pat, whole genome shotgun sequence genome includes a region encoding these proteins:
- the LOC138786936 gene encoding uncharacterized protein, whose product MRLIFLLIFMDLIYPTNCDFSSWTNTILSNPMEKPPPPTTMYEDFSSWIINILSHGRPVEEPPPPPPTMVEEFLHWIDNVLSVPNPPAHRRTRERCIGNNPSESTGPREKPSIMKMIYTSISAKVFGEPPPPAVPPGCMVTQRDRVLSGAIFGLLISPIFAVLVLVAWLAHEDFSNERTDVAEPSPLPDIPATVPEPVTAADEPQPLPLPDIPATVPEPVTAADEPQPLPLPDIPATVPEPVTAADEPQPLPLPDIPATVPEPVTAADEPQPLPLPDIPATVPEPVTAADEPPPLPLPVITATAEEQQHAERPDEPVEVRSVEPEPSRPKKSVLKAPTPMAARKRRAKAPKQLSPKRVSFNKMVHVRPIPPNHRDRRARTSEEHREREFVEDPMSVHDLALDENTNTE is encoded by the exons ATGAGGTTGATCTTTCTTCTCATTTTTATGGATCTGATCTACCCGACAAACTGCGACTTCTCCTCCTGGACAAACACCATCCTGTCCAATCCTATGGAAAAACCACCACCACCTACTACTATGTATGAG GACTTTTCGTCATGGATTATTAACATCCTGTCCCATGGCCGTCCTGTAGaggaaccaccaccaccacctcccactATGGTTGAG GAATTCTTACACTGGATAGATAACGTCCTGTCCGTTCCTAATCCACCTGCTCATAGACGGACCCGGGAGCGCTGTATTGGA AATAACCCATCAGAATCCACTGGCCCCCGAGAGAAGCCGTCTATTATGAAGATGATATATACATCGATATCAGCTAAAGTGTTTGGG GAGCCCCCACCACCCGCTGTCCCACCAGGCTGTATGGTGACCCAACGTGACCGGGTTTTAAGTGGCGCTATATTTGGACTGCTCATATCTCCAATTTTTGCAGTACTAGTCCTGGTTGCATGGCTGGCCCATGAAGATTTCTCAAACGAAAGAACTGATGTGGCCGAACCATCACCGCTGCCAGACATCCCAGCCACGGTGCCAGAGCCTGTAACAGCAGCCGATGAGCCCCAACCATTGCCGCTGCCAGACATCCCAGCCACAGTGCCAGAGCCTGTAACAGCAGCCGATGAACCCCAACCATTGCCGCTGCCAGACATCCCAGCCACGGTGCCAGAGCCTGTAACAGCAGCCGATGAACCTCAACCATTGCCGCTGCCAGACATCCCAGCCACGGTGCCAGAGCCTGTAACAGCAGCCGATGAGCCCCAACCATTGCCGCTGCCAGACATCCCAGCCACGGTTCCAGAGCCTGTAACAGCAGCCGATGAGCCCCCACCATTGCCGCTGCCTGTTATTACAGCAACAGCCGAAGAGCAGCAACATGCTGAGAGGCCGGATGAGCCTGTGGAAGTAAGATCAGTAGAGCCTGAACCATCAAGGCCAAAGAAATCTGTGCTCAAGGCACCAACTCCCATGGCTGCCAGAAAAAGAAGAGCCAAAGCTCCCAAACAACTGTCACCTAAACGTGTAAGTTTTAATAAGATGGTGCACGTCCGACCCATACCGCCAAACCACCGTGACCGAAGGGCTCGAACCTCTGAAGAACATCGAGAGAGAGAATTTGTTGAAGACCCTATGTCCGTACATGACCTGGCACTGGACGAAAACACCAACACCGAATGA